One genomic region from Halobacteriovorax sp. HLS encodes:
- a CDS encoding restriction endonuclease subunit S, translated as MSKFPADWNQESLKNFTTERTTGANFKPSEFTESGKEVIPKKGINENGILFIPNGNKAYVSNEIAKSYKKANIDGSFLVTVFRDLVPTGPSLGRIVKINSDKKYILAQGTGAFKTNSAIDTDYLIQFSNSDYFRREMGLITVGSTQVFVKGEDYYSVPIFYPSISEQKKIGKILTTVDRAILLAENEIDKLKNLKKGMMQDLFTKGIGHTQFKNSPIGKIPATWDAHIGKKFLILGGGPSPSSVNFKNHGDTLYIKVDDFNSDGNEDFIEKSFLSFDRNENDSINIYDKGTLVIAKRGAAILKNRVRQLTRKTSIDTNLMAITCKKYMSERFLKYYLELSRLDKLADTTSIPQINNPHLNEIFYPCPPKVEQEKIIRILDSAGVIIKEKLLRIRKLKNLKKGLMQDLLTGRVRVRV; from the coding sequence ATGAGTAAGTTTCCGGCGGATTGGAATCAAGAGAGTTTAAAGAATTTTACAACTGAAAGAACAACGGGGGCAAATTTTAAGCCATCTGAATTTACAGAAAGTGGTAAAGAGGTAATTCCGAAGAAGGGAATAAATGAAAATGGGATATTGTTCATTCCTAATGGAAACAAGGCTTATGTCTCAAATGAAATAGCTAAAAGTTATAAAAAAGCTAATATTGATGGATCATTCTTGGTGACTGTTTTTAGGGATTTGGTACCGACTGGTCCCTCTCTTGGAAGAATAGTAAAAATAAATAGCGACAAGAAATACATTTTGGCTCAAGGAACTGGGGCTTTTAAAACTAACAGTGCGATAGATACAGATTATTTAATTCAATTCTCTAATAGTGATTATTTCCGTAGAGAAATGGGACTCATTACGGTTGGTAGCACACAAGTATTTGTTAAAGGTGAAGATTATTATTCGGTCCCAATATTCTATCCCTCGATAAGCGAACAGAAAAAAATAGGAAAAATTCTAACAACAGTAGATAGGGCTATCTTATTAGCCGAAAATGAAATTGATAAACTTAAAAACTTGAAAAAAGGGATGATGCAAGACCTTTTTACCAAAGGCATTGGGCATACTCAGTTTAAGAATAGCCCAATAGGTAAGATTCCTGCAACATGGGATGCACACATTGGAAAAAAATTTTTAATTTTAGGAGGAGGACCTTCTCCTTCGAGCGTGAACTTTAAGAATCATGGCGACACGCTTTATATAAAAGTTGATGACTTTAATTCTGATGGTAACGAAGACTTTATTGAAAAATCTTTTCTGTCTTTTGATCGTAATGAAAATGATTCTATAAATATTTATGACAAGGGAACGTTAGTAATTGCGAAGCGTGGCGCAGCCATATTAAAAAACAGAGTAAGGCAATTAACTAGAAAAACATCAATCGATACTAACCTTATGGCAATAACTTGTAAGAAGTATATGTCAGAAAGGTTTTTAAAATATTATTTGGAGTTGAGTCGACTTGATAAACTTGCAGATACTACCTCTATTCCACAGATAAATAACCCACATTTAAATGAAATCTTTTATCCTTGCCCACCTAAAGTGGAACAAGAGAAAATTATAAGAATCCTTGATTCCGCTGGAGTTATAATAAAAGAAAAGTTGTTAAGGATAAGGAAATTAAAAAATTTAAAAAAAGGCTTAATGCAAGACCTCCTCACTGGAAGAGTCAGAGTCAGGGTTTAA
- a CDS encoding type I restriction endonuclease subunit R — protein MAQEAYNEKNIVQDPSIEELVKLGYTHIDGSTISTNIDDGDRKTERDVILHKVLSESIRRINPWITDENQEKVVREISNIQKPTLIEANELFWKMLVRYISVDQDLGQGRKGQTVKVVDFENLNNNVFHVVDELAIRGDGPRPIRTDILLYVNGIPLVVIECKSPTISDPIDEAIDQLRYYANTRGSAEPEGAQKLFFYNAIMIADCRDHCYLGTITSSPKYFLPWKDTFPYYKNELGNDPKAQKIVNHCVLRPEALLDIIQNFTVFDREDGTIIKKIPRYQQYRAVMKSVDRVLTGEDRLAKGGVVWHTQGSGKSLTMVFLAQKFRSHKELQKYKMVFITDRTSLDDQLSGTMERCQDETVLRAKSVKDLKELLKKDASDLITGMLQKFQENDFEEMQELNTSDKILILVDEAHRGQFKSLASNMRVALPNAPIIGFTGTPLVKDDKQRNIMGEYIDVYTIEQAVGDGATVQIIYEGRESKTKVTGDNLETLFEMHFSDRTPEERDAIVKKYGREQAVLEAPSRIEEICKDIIEHYNSKIKPDGFKAQLVVGSRRAAVLYHQAMNRLKGPESAVIISGNHKDDAFYTPYTDSVKQKEQIRKFKEPLDKDTLSFLIVKDKLLTGFDAPIEQVMYIDRKLREHSLLQAIARVNRTRKGKHCGYIVDYYGLTDYLEDALRMFSSEDIRGALVPLKEEIPKLETRHRRVLSYFNDTDLADIDGCVLRLKDEKIRAEFERDFKKFLSSMNIILPDPSASSFISDMKKLGKINLSARNRYRVPQLGIKDAGEKVREIIDQHIISEGVDPKIPPVELFSSDFVKSLDNIKDPESKACEIEFAIRSHIRSNFEDDPAYYRKLSEKLKEILEKRRGHWDELLELLKELRNGIETDRTQLADDLGLSELELPFYNALEELILKKYPEKSENVKLKAELVSITTKLVQVLQDASKIVGFIGKPEKVKKAKREIKHALMAAQEFNGEDRLLITRITEEFMNLVKRKFTK, from the coding sequence ATGGCACAGGAAGCCTATAATGAAAAAAATATTGTTCAAGACCCATCAATAGAAGAGCTTGTAAAACTTGGTTATACACATATAGATGGATCAACGATTTCTACGAATATAGATGATGGAGATAGGAAAACTGAAAGAGATGTTATTCTTCATAAAGTATTGTCAGAGTCTATAAGAAGAATAAACCCTTGGATTACCGATGAAAATCAGGAAAAAGTTGTCAGAGAAATCAGTAACATTCAAAAGCCTACATTAATAGAAGCGAACGAGCTATTTTGGAAAATGCTTGTTCGCTATATTTCAGTTGATCAAGACCTAGGACAAGGTCGAAAAGGGCAAACTGTTAAGGTTGTTGATTTTGAGAATCTAAATAATAATGTTTTTCATGTGGTTGATGAGTTAGCAATCCGAGGTGATGGGCCACGTCCGATAAGAACGGATATATTACTTTATGTAAACGGAATACCCCTTGTAGTCATTGAGTGTAAATCACCAACAATCTCGGACCCGATAGATGAGGCGATAGATCAACTAAGGTATTATGCAAATACACGTGGATCAGCAGAGCCAGAAGGCGCTCAAAAGTTATTTTTTTATAATGCTATCATGATTGCTGACTGTCGAGATCATTGTTATCTGGGGACGATTACCAGCTCACCTAAATACTTTTTACCATGGAAGGATACTTTTCCTTATTATAAAAATGAACTTGGAAATGATCCTAAAGCTCAAAAAATTGTTAATCATTGTGTGTTAAGGCCAGAGGCTTTACTAGACATTATTCAAAATTTTACTGTTTTTGATCGAGAAGATGGAACAATCATTAAAAAGATTCCGCGCTATCAGCAATATCGTGCAGTAATGAAATCTGTTGATAGAGTTTTGACAGGCGAGGACCGTTTAGCTAAAGGTGGTGTGGTCTGGCATACTCAAGGTTCTGGAAAATCCTTAACAATGGTATTTCTTGCTCAAAAATTTAGATCACATAAAGAACTACAAAAATATAAGATGGTTTTTATCACTGATAGAACTTCACTTGATGATCAACTCTCAGGGACAATGGAGCGGTGTCAGGACGAAACAGTACTTAGAGCAAAATCGGTTAAAGACTTAAAAGAACTTCTGAAAAAGGATGCGAGTGATTTAATTACTGGTATGCTTCAGAAGTTTCAAGAAAATGATTTTGAAGAGATGCAAGAGTTAAATACATCGGATAAAATTTTAATTTTAGTTGATGAAGCACACCGTGGACAATTCAAATCTCTAGCTTCAAATATGAGAGTAGCACTTCCAAATGCTCCTATTATTGGATTCACAGGAACACCTCTTGTTAAAGATGATAAACAACGAAATATAATGGGGGAATACATAGATGTTTATACAATCGAACAGGCTGTTGGGGATGGGGCAACTGTTCAAATAATATATGAAGGACGAGAATCTAAAACGAAAGTAACTGGCGATAATTTAGAAACATTATTTGAAATGCATTTTTCAGATCGAACGCCTGAAGAACGTGATGCTATAGTAAAAAAATATGGCAGAGAGCAAGCTGTACTAGAGGCACCTTCTCGTATTGAAGAGATATGCAAAGATATTATTGAACACTATAATTCAAAAATTAAACCTGATGGTTTTAAGGCACAACTTGTTGTTGGTTCACGTCGAGCAGCCGTTCTATATCATCAAGCGATGAACAGATTAAAAGGCCCTGAGTCAGCAGTTATAATTTCTGGAAATCACAAGGATGATGCTTTTTATACTCCTTATACCGATAGTGTGAAGCAAAAAGAGCAAATTAGAAAATTTAAAGAACCATTAGATAAAGATACATTAAGCTTTCTAATTGTGAAAGATAAGCTGTTGACAGGATTTGATGCCCCTATTGAACAAGTTATGTATATAGATCGTAAGCTTAGAGAGCATAGTTTGTTGCAGGCAATTGCAAGGGTTAATCGAACAAGAAAAGGGAAACATTGCGGTTACATTGTAGATTATTATGGCCTCACTGATTACTTGGAAGATGCCTTGAGAATGTTTTCTAGTGAAGATATCCGAGGAGCACTAGTTCCTTTAAAAGAAGAGATTCCTAAGCTAGAAACTCGCCATCGTAGAGTATTGTCATATTTCAATGATACTGATTTGGCAGATATAGATGGATGTGTTTTACGATTAAAAGACGAGAAAATAAGGGCAGAGTTTGAAAGGGACTTTAAAAAGTTCTTATCAAGTATGAATATTATCTTGCCTGATCCATCTGCAAGTTCGTTTATTTCAGACATGAAAAAATTAGGTAAGATAAACCTATCTGCAAGAAATCGCTACAGAGTCCCTCAGTTAGGCATAAAAGATGCTGGTGAAAAAGTTCGAGAAATCATTGATCAGCATATAATTTCCGAAGGGGTTGATCCTAAAATTCCACCTGTTGAGTTATTTTCCTCAGACTTTGTAAAGTCATTAGATAATATTAAAGACCCAGAGTCTAAGGCTTGTGAGATCGAATTTGCAATTAGATCACATATTAGAAGTAATTTTGAAGACGATCCTGCTTATTACAGGAAGTTGAGTGAGAAATTAAAAGAAATCCTTGAAAAACGACGCGGTCATTGGGATGAGCTGCTTGAGTTGTTAAAAGAGTTAAGAAATGGAATTGAAACAGATCGAACGCAATTGGCAGATGATTTGGGGCTTAGTGAGTTGGAATTGCCATTTTATAATGCGCTTGAAGAATTGATTTTAAAAAAATATCCAGAAAAATCAGAAAATGTGAAATTAAAGGCAGAACTCGTTTCAATTACGACAAAGTTAGTACAGGTTCTACAAGATGCATCGAAAATTGTTGGTTTTATTGGTAAACCAGAAAAAGTAAAAAAGGCGAAAAGAGAGATTAAACATGCTTTGATGGCCGCTCAAGAGTTTAATGGTGAAGATCGACTTTTAATTACAAGGATCACTGAAGAATTTATGAATCTAGTGAAAAGGAAATTTACCAAGTGA
- a CDS encoding M48 family metallopeptidase encodes MIEGIETKIERTKRRKTIGFEIQPGNIVRILVPVSIDDSYVEKILEKKAVWIQQKVDEANKILITQRKREFVAGESFPLLGKEYRLKVSKGINAPAIIQGNSLIVSIPKRIETEDIEVVIKSQLKAFYKAQALIKFEEMINRFSMNLGVRPAAFDIRDYKNSWGVCTSKGEVFINWCLVMAPISVINYVIVHELCHLVYPNHSKSFWNLVASQINDIEESKRWLKYNQLSLGF; translated from the coding sequence GTGATAGAAGGCATTGAAACTAAAATAGAGAGAACGAAGAGAAGAAAAACTATTGGATTTGAAATCCAGCCGGGCAATATTGTTCGCATTTTGGTCCCTGTATCTATTGATGATAGTTATGTTGAAAAAATTTTAGAAAAGAAAGCCGTATGGATTCAGCAAAAGGTAGATGAGGCAAACAAAATCTTAATTACACAACGTAAGAGAGAATTTGTTGCTGGGGAATCATTCCCGCTTTTGGGTAAAGAGTATAGGTTAAAGGTTTCAAAAGGTATCAATGCCCCTGCCATTATTCAGGGAAATTCTTTAATCGTTTCGATTCCAAAAAGAATAGAAACTGAAGATATTGAAGTTGTGATTAAGTCTCAATTAAAAGCTTTTTACAAAGCTCAGGCATTAATTAAATTTGAAGAAATGATTAACCGTTTTTCCATGAATCTTGGGGTTCGTCCTGCTGCTTTCGACATTAGAGATTATAAAAACTCTTGGGGGGTATGCACTTCAAAAGGAGAGGTTTTTATTAATTGGTGCTTGGTTATGGCTCCAATCTCTGTAATAAATTATGTTATTGTTCATGAGTTATGTCATTTAGTATACCCAAATCACTCTAAAAGTTTTTGGAATTTAGTGGCATCACAAATTAACGATATTGAAGAAAGCAAAAGATGGTTAAAATATAATCAATTAAGTTTGGGGTTTTAG
- a CDS encoding tetratricopeptide repeat protein has product MLNKFNLNYLFNSSLREVPDDVQGMKNYISRQVNGLEKILEPIARVKVLGEIGSYSRMLENLNQAEEFLNEAMALIDKHDLGIKYWVQNGIRLAHIYQWQGRYDIAEEMFYDLEEMCELKREVSDYLHFVIQHIGKFNFQICSFEVALECFEEALAIREKLGDQSLIDSSKYAIAMTKVAIEEEEDNLIDFPDKRNFESSDIKSASDFTSMVKQHFEGGEFSSIDEMNAELGAITANQNSMGLGPFLGLSPNDMQGVLYSPFSLENHIFKFESKDINEIKGVPFIAQAIYFMSKIKADGFIKATQKGNLSKAFVLEIYHEYFSKEKYARLPNKEDDLPQLTRLKHILDMSGLIKKRSGKFSLTKKGEKITEKENYLELFKILVGTLFNDWNWGYSDGYSDLTLIQQSAIFNIHLLNKKAHDWTLDKELGKYYLEAFPMLVNEVEASYFGPEEEIVNSFCTRFLSRICLPLGFLEAKEEGKGFDRKEFYRVTPLFKKILKFNL; this is encoded by the coding sequence ATGCTGAACAAATTTAACTTAAATTATTTATTTAACTCTTCACTTCGCGAAGTTCCTGACGATGTCCAAGGCATGAAGAATTATATTTCAAGACAAGTGAATGGGCTTGAGAAAATCCTAGAACCAATAGCTCGCGTTAAGGTACTTGGAGAAATTGGAAGTTATTCTAGAATGCTTGAAAACTTGAATCAAGCAGAAGAATTTTTAAATGAAGCTATGGCCCTGATTGATAAGCATGATTTGGGGATAAAATATTGGGTGCAAAATGGAATTCGCTTGGCCCACATATATCAATGGCAGGGTCGTTACGACATTGCCGAAGAGATGTTTTATGATCTTGAAGAAATGTGCGAGTTAAAAAGGGAAGTTTCCGACTACTTGCATTTTGTAATCCAACATATTGGTAAATTTAACTTCCAAATTTGTTCTTTTGAAGTGGCTTTGGAATGTTTTGAAGAAGCTTTGGCGATAAGAGAAAAACTAGGAGATCAGTCTTTAATTGATAGTTCAAAATATGCAATTGCGATGACTAAGGTGGCGATTGAAGAGGAGGAGGACAATCTTATTGATTTTCCAGACAAAAGAAATTTTGAAAGTAGTGATATAAAGTCTGCATCAGATTTCACTAGTATGGTAAAACAGCACTTTGAAGGTGGGGAATTCTCATCTATTGATGAAATGAATGCCGAGCTTGGGGCCATTACAGCTAATCAAAACAGTATGGGACTTGGCCCTTTTTTAGGTTTATCTCCTAATGATATGCAGGGTGTTTTATATTCACCCTTTAGCTTAGAAAATCATATTTTTAAATTTGAGAGTAAAGACATTAATGAGATCAAAGGTGTGCCTTTTATTGCTCAAGCCATTTATTTTATGAGTAAGATTAAAGCAGACGGTTTTATTAAGGCCACTCAAAAGGGAAACTTATCAAAAGCTTTTGTTCTTGAAATCTATCATGAGTATTTTTCTAAGGAGAAATATGCTCGTCTACCAAATAAGGAAGATGATCTACCCCAGTTAACAAGACTGAAACATATTTTAGATATGTCAGGGCTAATAAAAAAGCGAAGTGGTAAATTTTCATTAACTAAAAAGGGTGAAAAGATCACTGAGAAAGAAAACTACCTAGAGTTATTTAAAATATTGGTGGGGACTCTCTTTAATGATTGGAATTGGGGATATAGTGACGGTTATTCAGACCTCACTCTGATTCAGCAAAGTGCCATTTTTAATATACATCTACTTAATAAGAAGGCTCATGACTGGACTTTGGATAAGGAGCTTGGGAAATATTATCTTGAAGCTTTCCCGATGTTAGTTAATGAGGTCGAGGCCAGTTACTTCGGCCCTGAAGAAGAAATTGTTAATTCTTTTTGCACTCGGTTTTTGAGCCGTATTTGTCTTCCTTTAGGATTTCTTGAGGCTAAAGAAGAGGGCAAGGGCTTCGACAGAAAAGAATTTTATCGGGTGACTCCACTTTTCAAGAAAATATTAAAATTTAATCTATAA
- a CDS encoding zinc dependent phospholipase C family protein → MPSGFSHIILARTLDEENEDVLNSDLVMFLSAGLNYFQVGALGPDLPYSQQPNILNSEQTVADKYHWHDSTQIVSKAMDEIRGEKNEEVKDKLFCFFLGFMSHIVADGIIHPFIRDKVGNYKGNEKEHRVLEMKLDSLFFHAITRDDLNSSEAQDGISNILEEGIDEVAIMLSRLTNEAYKTSITPNDIAQWIEWMEGIFSFAANNGDNFYANFPGLKDYLFPPFKKLLAEKNKLALLTNKNVKGRPESFLGRDVHFFKDCLPKYYEVFGKISLRLFEYVYNNGPRPNLIPINLDTGRSLENGSDGNNLDMPAAYWEYI, encoded by the coding sequence ATGCCGAGCGGATTTTCTCATATTATTTTAGCAAGAACTTTAGATGAAGAGAATGAAGACGTTTTGAACTCCGATTTGGTAATGTTCTTATCGGCAGGATTAAATTATTTCCAAGTAGGGGCATTAGGCCCTGACCTACCTTATTCGCAGCAACCTAACATTCTAAATTCTGAACAGACAGTTGCTGACAAATATCATTGGCACGATTCAACTCAAATAGTTTCAAAAGCAATGGATGAAATTAGAGGTGAGAAAAATGAAGAAGTGAAAGATAAACTTTTTTGTTTTTTCTTAGGGTTCATGTCCCATATTGTTGCAGATGGAATTATTCACCCATTTATAAGAGATAAGGTGGGCAATTATAAAGGTAATGAAAAAGAACATAGAGTATTAGAAATGAAGCTTGATTCATTATTTTTTCATGCAATAACGCGAGATGATTTAAACAGTTCCGAAGCTCAAGATGGTATTAGCAATATATTAGAAGAAGGAATTGATGAAGTGGCCATCATGTTATCTAGATTAACAAATGAAGCATATAAAACCTCAATAACTCCAAATGACATAGCGCAATGGATAGAATGGATGGAAGGTATTTTTAGTTTCGCAGCAAATAATGGTGACAATTTTTATGCAAACTTTCCGGGGTTAAAAGATTATTTGTTTCCTCCATTCAAAAAACTATTAGCAGAAAAAAATAAATTAGCATTACTTACTAATAAAAATGTCAAAGGAAGGCCTGAGAGCTTCTTGGGTCGAGATGTCCATTTCTTCAAGGATTGTTTACCAAAATATTATGAAGTCTTTGGAAAAATTTCTCTTCGATTGTTTGAATATGTTTATAATAATGGGCCTCGACCAAATTTAATACCTATCAATTTAGATACAGGAAGAAGTTTAGAGAACGGTTCTGACGGCAATAATTTGGATATGCCTGCGGCGTATTGGGAGTACATATGA
- a CDS encoding nucleotidyltransferase, producing the protein MSIQSYFTKFHKEIKVETEELREKRDIIVDKIKASLKSDGHPVPTPLNQGSYIYGVGIKPLNDEEYDIDVGLDFNILSNDYKAAEVRKWVYEAINGHTKNVEDRGPCIRVRYAKGYHVDLVVYARHSNSQDIEDYQLAFKDNSWKNTAPKDLKKFISDARESFKDTKDSSGSDQLQRVTRFLKRWNDEAIPNESDDKPSGLATLLLVIESLKSPKFDNENLPSDIEALISVAEYVESKSYRVSIKKPTPEYEDIYAKINDAAMEKLIKRYGNLLTDLKKAKNLDDEDAALILSEQFGESFPTSLKKSNSDSNESIRVQVSDMNTAIPSFSKPARPHAKV; encoded by the coding sequence ATGAGTATTCAAAGTTATTTCACTAAATTTCATAAAGAAATAAAAGTTGAAACAGAAGAGCTTCGAGAGAAGCGCGACATCATCGTTGATAAAATTAAAGCATCTCTGAAATCTGATGGTCATCCAGTACCTACTCCCTTAAACCAAGGAAGTTACATTTATGGAGTCGGTATAAAGCCCTTAAATGATGAGGAATACGATATTGACGTAGGACTAGACTTCAATATTTTATCAAATGACTATAAGGCAGCAGAAGTAAGAAAATGGGTTTATGAAGCTATTAATGGTCATACTAAAAATGTAGAAGATCGTGGCCCCTGTATTCGAGTTCGTTATGCCAAAGGTTATCATGTAGACCTTGTTGTTTATGCGAGACATTCTAATAGCCAAGATATCGAAGACTATCAACTTGCTTTCAAAGATAATAGTTGGAAAAATACTGCGCCAAAAGATTTAAAAAAATTCATATCAGATGCAAGAGAATCATTTAAGGATACAAAGGACTCATCTGGATCGGACCAACTTCAAAGAGTCACTCGATTTCTTAAAAGGTGGAACGATGAAGCGATTCCTAACGAATCTGATGATAAGCCCTCTGGTCTTGCTACTCTTTTACTTGTTATCGAAAGCCTTAAATCACCAAAGTTTGACAATGAAAATTTACCTTCAGACATTGAGGCTCTCATTTCCGTCGCGGAGTATGTAGAGTCAAAAAGTTATAGAGTATCAATAAAAAAACCTACTCCTGAGTATGAAGATATTTATGCAAAAATTAATGACGCTGCGATGGAAAAACTAATTAAACGCTATGGAAATTTGCTCACTGATCTTAAAAAAGCCAAAAATTTAGACGACGAAGATGCTGCTTTAATTCTTTCAGAGCAATTTGGAGAATCTTTTCCAACATCTCTTAAAAAATCGAACTCCGATAGCAACGAAAGTATTCGCGTCCAAGTTTCAGATATGAACACTGCGATTCCATCATTCAGTAAACCAGCAAGGCCCCACGCAAAAGTATGA
- a CDS encoding CBASS cGAMP-activated phospholipase: MVSEGKQHKPFRALSLDGGGMRGLYTAAVLNSLSERFGNGSALDIGKGFDLISGTSTGAILATAIASGVPVKEVIKLYKDQGPTIFSNPIPQTKFKKIMWGLGNLSKPANGNENLSSALTNIFKTETIGELFNRRKIPLCVASVNIATHKPRVFKTSHDPEKSADDQRLLRDICLATSAAPIILPIAGVPDPLTDGELSHFVDGGLWANNPILITLVEALSIAEPDQEIQIISIGTCPPPSGSSLIPKEANRGIVDWSFGLKALELSMDAQASGSLFIANFLASSLSKLGKKIKIIRLDQSSPSAEQANLLSLDNASQKACSTLIQLGHSDGLEIYGKATRQDGDYKTLEQIFKNIPKFHSEDK; encoded by the coding sequence ATGGTATCAGAGGGCAAGCAACATAAACCATTTAGAGCACTATCTTTAGATGGTGGGGGAATGAGAGGTCTGTACACAGCAGCGGTTCTCAATTCTCTTTCTGAAAGATTTGGTAATGGTTCAGCATTGGATATAGGAAAAGGGTTCGACTTAATCAGTGGTACAAGTACTGGGGCAATTCTCGCTACAGCAATTGCATCAGGAGTTCCGGTTAAAGAAGTCATTAAACTTTATAAAGATCAGGGGCCAACAATTTTCTCTAATCCTATTCCTCAAACAAAATTTAAAAAGATCATGTGGGGTTTAGGGAATCTTAGTAAGCCAGCTAATGGCAATGAAAACCTATCTTCTGCATTAACAAATATATTCAAAACCGAAACGATTGGAGAACTCTTTAACAGAAGAAAAATACCTTTATGTGTGGCCAGTGTTAATATTGCCACCCATAAACCAAGGGTATTCAAAACATCTCATGACCCTGAAAAAAGTGCTGACGACCAACGCCTATTAAGAGATATATGCCTTGCAACCTCAGCAGCACCAATAATTCTTCCAATCGCGGGTGTACCGGACCCATTAACAGATGGTGAATTATCGCATTTTGTTGATGGCGGTCTTTGGGCCAATAATCCCATCTTAATAACACTTGTTGAGGCATTATCTATTGCAGAACCGGATCAAGAAATTCAAATTATATCTATAGGAACGTGCCCTCCCCCAAGTGGAAGTTCTCTAATTCCAAAAGAAGCCAATCGTGGAATTGTTGATTGGAGCTTCGGGTTAAAGGCTTTAGAGTTATCCATGGATGCTCAAGCAAGTGGAAGCCTTTTTATTGCCAATTTTCTAGCTAGTAGCTTATCAAAACTCGGTAAGAAAATAAAAATTATTAGACTTGATCAATCTTCACCATCCGCTGAACAAGCAAATTTACTATCGCTCGATAATGCCAGCCAAAAAGCTTGCTCCACTCTAATACAACTTGGTCATTCCGATGGACTAGAGATTTATGGGAAAGCGACTCGACAAGATGGAGATTATAAAACATTAGAACAAATTTTTAAAAATATACCTAAATTTCATTCGGAGGATAAATGA
- a CDS encoding helix-turn-helix domain-containing protein: protein MRSMKKDEIAQRVADRIKSIRENLGLTQARLASDAGITPAAISQIEAAERVPSTPVLRRLASVLRVSTDYLLGNSDDSELSDLLQDENIQSFFRDYKNLSPEDQNQMKSIVEILKAKKKS, encoded by the coding sequence ATGAGAAGTATGAAGAAAGATGAAATCGCTCAACGCGTAGCGGATAGAATCAAGAGTATTAGAGAAAATTTAGGACTCACTCAGGCTCGTCTAGCATCTGATGCTGGAATAACTCCGGCGGCAATTTCACAAATAGAGGCAGCTGAACGTGTTCCATCTACTCCAGTTTTAAGAAGATTGGCCTCGGTGTTAAGGGTATCAACGGACTATCTTCTTGGTAATTCAGATGATTCTGAGCTAAGCGATCTTCTCCAAGATGAAAATATTCAATCTTTTTTTAGAGACTATAAAAATCTTAGTCCCGAAGATCAAAATCAAATGAAATCAATTGTTGAAATATTGAAGGCGAAGAAAAAATCATGA
- a CDS encoding ImmA/IrrE family metallo-endopeptidase produces MSIDKDVKYLLEDFGLYQVPVDPVKVAEALGVVYVEKKHEGFEGTLVVMGNDAVISVNSNMKDEGRKAFTCAHELGHYQYDINSQKSFQCTREDTTFEASKNKLAPMEIRANEFASELLMPREFFLKEIGQKEPSWELIKDLSKKFGASLQATASRYVKLSSHTCWLVVTKNSKLHRYTKAEYNDFHINLDSTLRSIKGVQGWQESSAHLWLYDHWKIRNKQLLYWQLGENQYGDNLVLLWDEGNSLLEDSFELSEDDQNDSGEFGAMYWGKK; encoded by the coding sequence ATGAGTATTGATAAGGATGTTAAATACTTGCTTGAAGACTTTGGACTATATCAAGTTCCGGTTGACCCGGTTAAAGTTGCTGAAGCTCTCGGTGTTGTATACGTCGAGAAAAAGCACGAAGGATTTGAAGGCACACTTGTTGTCATGGGAAACGATGCTGTAATTAGTGTGAATTCAAATATGAAAGATGAAGGAAGAAAGGCTTTTACTTGTGCTCACGAACTTGGACATTATCAATATGATATAAATTCTCAAAAGAGTTTTCAATGTACCCGTGAAGATACAACTTTCGAGGCATCAAAAAATAAATTAGCTCCGATGGAAATACGTGCCAATGAATTTGCATCTGAATTGCTTATGCCACGAGAATTCTTTTTGAAAGAGATTGGTCAAAAAGAACCATCATGGGAACTGATTAAGGACTTATCTAAAAAATTTGGAGCGTCTTTGCAGGCTACGGCAAGTAGATATGTTAAATTATCGTCTCACACATGCTGGTTAGTTGTAACCAAGAATAGCAAGCTTCATCGTTACACCAAGGCTGAGTATAATGACTTTCATATCAATTTGGACTCAACTCTGAGATCAATAAAAGGGGTTCAGGGGTGGCAAGAGTCTTCAGCACATCTTTGGTTGTATGACCACTGGAAAATAAGAAATAAACAACTATTGTATTGGCAACTTGGTGAAAACCAATATGGAGATAATCTTGTCTTGCTTTGGGATGAAGGCAATAGTCTTTTAGAAGATTCTTTTGAACTAAGTGAAGATGATCAAAATGATTCAGGTGAGTTTGGGGCTATGTATTGGGGAAAAAAATAG